GGAGTATTGCTGCTGGAACTCGCTAGATCGCTGTTTATCTGTTTGGTGATAGTGTTGTTAGGTCGTTACTAGCTAGATTGTTTACACTATGAATCACATTTTGCGAGCATCTGTTGTTTGAAGGTAGCAACAAAATTTCGATTTTCTTATGAATTTAATCGGGAATTTTGCTACACCTGGTAGTAGAGAGTAGTGATAGATCAGAAGAATGGTAATATGTATGATTTAGAATCATTGTTTTTGTTCACTTTCTGCAGAAATTGAAGGACTTCTTGTTATGGATTAAGGAAGATCTTGGACCCTTTGGTCCAATTGCACTGTAAGCTTCTTCTCAAGCTTGCTACTTTCTTTTGTTctcttctttttaaatttaatgtccCACCTCGAATATGTTTACTTTGCCGACATTGTTCTCTGGCTGCCTTTAATAATCTTACCCTTCTCACTGAAAATTGCAGGGCTTTGGCTTATATTCCCCTCACAATTGTGGCGGTTCCTGCTTCTGTACTTACGGTAGGTTTCAATTCATAACTATGTATGAGATAGAGGGTGTGCTTCTATGGTACAACATGGTATACTCGGGCTTTTTATCTTTGTTCTGATAGTTATGATTTGGTTTCTGCAGCTAGGGGGTGGTTATCTTTTTGGCCTCCCAGTTGGATTTGTAGCCGACTCTCTTGGAGCTACGTTGGGTGCAACAGCAGCATTTCTACTTGGTAGAACGGTATGTCTCTTTGATAACATAGTATATGATTCTGTAATTTATATTTCCTCTTGCAATGGCTAACCAGATAAGTAATTGATTCATGTTTCTTTTGCATCTTCACAACTAGGCAATCAAACTATGTGTGGCTCTTTCCTATCTTAACTATCTCATTGTcgctaatgatttttttttttttttgtctttctggTATCATGCAGATTGGTAAATCTTATGTCACCTCAAAAATAAAGCATTACCCAAAGTTTCAAGCTGTTTCCGTTGCAATTCAGAGATCTGGCTTCAAGGTATGAAAGTAGCTTTCTCTCAATTAATTGACAATTCGTTTTTATTCATACAAGCTATACCTGGGACCAACAGTATGGCATGGTATCTTAAATCTCTGGCTACGATTTAATTGTTGACTACTAACTACATGTTAATATTTTCTTCCTGTACAGATAGTTTTGCTGCTACGTGTTGTCCCCATTCTGCCCTTCAATATGTTGAATTACCTCCTATCTGTCACCCCGGTTCGCCTAGGGGAATACATGCTGGCCACTTGGTTGGGAATGATGGTACTGACACATTCTCTTGCATGTTGGCCATTATGTACATTGATAGTTGTTGAAGGATAGCCTAGTTATTTGATCTTTGTTTTTGCACCCAAGAACTGATCTGTCTTTGGAGGTTGGTAGTTGTGTGTAACTCAAATGGGCATGCGTTCTATGTACCCAGTTCATGGATAGCATGCATGTGAAACTGTTGATTGCTTAGATTATCCATGATTATGACTAACCTTCTGAAATGTTTTAATGTAACAGCCCATTACGTTTGCGCTAGTTTATGTTGGAACTACTCTGAAAGATCTGTCTGATATTACACATGGATGGCATGAAGTGTCAGTTTTTCGTTGGGTAAGATTTTGCTCATTTTTTTCTACTTGGCTGCTAATTTTCTATGGTATTATATGCACTTTTCTGTTGCTTATTTTCTATCGGATTACATCTCTGGGATCTGAAATATTAGAGAATTTCTCTTGAATATCCTAAGGATAATGATTTTTTCATAACAAAGTCTTAACTGTACTATTGCAGTTATGCAAATCTGATATTTCTTTCTTCCACATTGTGTCTTGTGAATGTAGGTACTAATGATGGTTGGCATTGCTCTAGCTGGTGAGTCTCTTATGTAATCatttccaaatatatatatatagtagaaaCAAACTGGGTGGTGTTTGTTTTGACCCGACATTTGTGACCTGGTCTGGTAACAAAAACCTTGTATAGATATTGTCTGATCTAATCAAAGTATTGTTTACAATGGTGCAGTAATTCTGATAATATGCGTAACAAGAGTGGCGAAGTCATCATTGGAGAAAGCATTGGCTGAGAATGCAACTGATACATTAGATGGGAAGAAGAATGATGACACATCCATGCTCCCCATTGcagaaccaccaccaccaacggATCATCTACACGAACCTCTCGACATCAGAATCGACCCATAAGAAAGAACAAACAAAAGGAACCAAACCTCTTGAGTTTGTAAATTTTCCAGAGATTTTTTTACCGAGGGAGAATATTATTTGATAACGTTTTGTATAGCCCATAATAATACATAGATTCACCGTTTAAGTAAGTCGTTCCTTTTTCACttgcttatttttatttacttagcATTTACAGattcatgtaaaaaaaaagagagcataGTTAACCCGAATTAACTTGAAAATTCGATGGAGTACTAATTAGAGGAAGGGGCTCTTTATGCAGCCAAAAGATTTTGATTTGGTTATCCCTCGATGTGGTCTTGTTAGTAAGCTAAGCTGTATTGTACTCTCGTTAATTGTATTATGCCAATTATATTATGCCATGGACATTATGTATGCTTAAATGATTACTGTGGTTATTAGTTCTTTCAGATGGAAGATAACTCGGTTGAATTTGATTAGGCCAGTAACAGATTAGTGTTTATTCCCCGTTATTGGGCCTTAGCGCTAACTGTGCTAACTTTTCTTTTTCAGTCAAAACCTGtgccaaacttttttttttctggtcaaAACCTATGCCAACTTGAATCTATTTGATCATTTCCTCAAAAGGAAAACAAATCAGTGGGTACATGTGGTTGTCTTGAAAAGACCAgatgttaatttatttactgTTGAACAGAATAGaaattacatttaaatattCGATTGACTGTATGATTGCACGTAAGCTACTAACGTGTGTATATGTTGTTTAACATACATATCAATAAACTGATGTGACCCGTAATTGATGTGTGTGCCAGTTTTATTATTATGATATACTGATCTCTTTAATACTAGTCTCTTCAAGAACGTTGAGTCTATTACTATCGAATCTTTTAATTGTTTTGCTAACTTAGCAAATTGATTCAATATAAAAAGAAGGAAAGGTCAAAAGGTCAAGAAAGGCACCCACTCACCTGGCTTGCATTACCTCTGACCATCCAGGCATCCACGGTGTTTCCTGtctctttcaaatatatttatttcctCTGTTATTGGTCAAGTAGGAATTATTTAATCAGCAAGTAACacaacatttttattgttaattaACATACATTCGGTAATCTTATACGGTACAAAAACTAAAGATCGAAAACCCTGTCAAATGGAGAAATAAAATCCGACAGTTGGATAAAACTCAAATGAGACCattgtttttagtttattttcataatatataaaaataggtTTATGagacaaaataatattaatatttaattgcaACTTAACCAAAAGCTAGCAAAACAAATTTTGGAATTTAAATTACACattaatctaaaaataattgtataaaccgaacaaaaaaacaaagacaCTAAATTTGATTTGTGTCATCTTCACATGTGTTGTATCTGGAAAGTCATTATCATCAAAGTCAATAACGTGACACTATTATGATATCCAAATTAGCCGCCACATTAAAAAAAGACCACAATGTTGCTATAAATACACACAGTGATACCACTACTCTTTCATCAGCACTTGACATTCATCTCTAATAATGGCTCCCTCTCCGACCATTTTCTCCgtccttttccttttctttttcatctTCTCACTCTCATCTGCTCAACAATCATTCCGACCAAAAGCTCTCCTTCTCCCCGTCACAAAAGACAAATCCACCAACCAATACACAACCGTCATCAACCAACGAACTCCCCTAGTCGCCGCCTCCGTAGTCTTCGACCTCGGTGGTCGAAACCTCTGGGTCGACTGCGACAAAGACTACGTCTCCACCACGTACCGCTCCCCTCGCTGCAACTCCGCCGTGTGCTCACGAACCGGCTCCACCGGCTGCGGCACGTGCTTCTCTCCTCCGAGACCTGGCTGTAGCAACAACACTTGCAGCTTAATCCCAGATAACACCGTCACGGGAACAGCCACCTCCGGAGAAGTTGCTACAGACGTTGTGTCGATTCAGTCAACTAACGGCGTTAACCCGGGTCGGGTCGTTAAAATCCCCAATTTGATATTCGGATGCGGAGCAACGTTTTTGCTCAAAGGACTTGCAACTGGAACCGTCGGTATGGCTGGTATGGGACGCCACAATAGCGGTTTACCGTTGCAGTTTGCGTCCGCGTTTAGCTTCAACCGTAAATTCGCAGTGTGTCTTACTTCGGGAAGAGGAGTTGCCTTCTTTGGTAACGGACCTTACGTTTTCCTCCCTGGAATTCAAATCTCGAATCTCCAAACGACGCCGCTTCTTATTAACCCTGTGAGCACTGCTTCTGCGTATTCGCAAGGCGAGAAGTCTACAGAGTATTTCATCGGCGTCACTGACATCAAAATCGCCGATAAGTCCGTTACGTTCAACAAAACGCTTCTGAAGATCGACGGGACTACCGGATTCGGAGGAACAAAGATCAGCACGGTGGATCCGTACACCGTGATGGAGACGACGATCTTTAACAAATTCAGAATGGCGTTCGTGAAAGCAGCCGCCGCGATGAACATCACTCGAGTACCGTCCGTGAAACCTTTCGGCGCGTGTTTCAGCACGAAGAACGTATTCGGAACGCGGGTTGGATACTCCGTGCCGGCTATTCAGCTTGTGCTTCACAGCAACGACGTCGTTTGGAGGATCAACGGAGCTAACTCGATGGTGAGCGTTAGCCGTGATGTCATCTGTTTGGGTTTCGTTGACGGAGGAGTCAACGCAAGAACCTCTGTGGTGATCGGAGGGTTACAGCTGGAAGATAACTTGATCGAATTTGATTTGGCGAGTAACCGATTAAGCTTTAGTTCCACGTTATTGGGGCTTCGCACTAATTGTGCCAACTTCAACTTCACTTCCACCGCTTGATATGTTATGTAAGAAGCTGATGAATGATTTTAATAACTTGATTCGAATAATGGAATGAGTGACTATGAtatattgttgttgtttttctGTGATTTTGTATTGGTTCTTTTCTgcatatcaataaaaaaaacgaCAAGAGAATAAAAGTTGATTACATAAACTAAAGGTGAATACTAATGTTTAAATCTGCAGTGAAAAATACCTCCAAAATCAAAGTATGACACTATGCCCAGACCAACAAAATCAAACCGGTTTACTAAGAAACCATGTCTTGCACACCAGTTTCAGCCATCTTCTCCGAATCTTCTTGTGTTAACAGAGTTTTCCTGCCCAAAGTCCCCGCCTTATCGTATGGTTGAGACATTTTCCTTAGAAACTGGAGCGAGCTCAAAAGAATTCAACTACTGGATTCTGAATACTTACGGCTTCTTGAGAAAcaagtaatgttttgaggtttaCCTCTCGGGAAAATGTGGATAGCCATGTCAGTGCTTAGATTCAAGTGTGCATCTCGCAGATGTGAAAGCATCCAACCTGGTAACTTGGACCGCTTATCATGACGGCTATATCTGCATGTTTAAACATAAATGGCAGGTTTTTTAATAGACCAACATGAACATGTCTGTCTCGGTTCTGTCATACAAATTTCTTCCTATTTCTAAGTAACAGACAATGTGGATCTTTCTAACACTCGAGGTTAATATATATGATGTGGACAGAGAATCACAAGAACCTTAACGATTAGAGTTGAAGGACCATATATCATTACTCCATAATAATCAGcctttgactggattatttaaATGGgctaacttttattttttatcagcAACGGggtaaataaaatcaaattaagcCCATTTACATTTGGGCTTAAGACAATGATTACGTCATCtatatataattgttatttGAATAAAAACTATTTAACTATCATATCATCAGTCATCGCCCAATCCTCGGCGGCGATTCGATTAAAGAAACATTCCGATGGATTTGCTCAGGCAAGAGATTCTGAAGAAGAGGCAGTCTCTCTCCGAGGAAGCTGGTGGCAAGAAGTTCTACAAACGATCCGATATCGAGCAGAAGAAACTCCAGAAGCTTCGCGAGGAAGAGCGACGCGAGCACGAGCTCAAGGCCCAGCGACGATCCGCCGCCGCCGTATCTATCAGCGGTGGTAAACAATCCGGCGATTCATCTGCTCCTGGCTCTTCCACGGCGTCGGAGACAGCTGCGATCGCTGATTCCAAATCCCTAACCGACGAGAAGAACATCGAAACCCTAGATCTTCCGAGGCATGAAGTGATTCGCAGATTGAGAATCCTCAAGCAGCCGATGACTCTCTTCGGGGAAGACGATCAAGCTCGTCTCGATCGGCTCAAGTACGTGTTGAAGGAAGGCTTGTTCGACGTCGACAGCGATGTCACCGATGGACAGACGAATGATTTCTTGCGGGACATCTCCGAGCTGAAGAAGCGGCAGAAGAGTGGGATCATGATGGGAGataggaagaggaagaagagtagTAGAGATGAGGAAGGTGATAGAGGGGAAGCGAGGGATGATGATGAGATTAGTGGCGAGTCTAGTGATGTTGATGCTGATAAGGATTTGAAGCGTTTGAAGTCTAACTTCGAGGAGCTTTGTGATGAGGATAAGATTCTTGTGTTCTATAAGAAGCTGTTGATTGAGTGGAAGCAGGAGCTTGATGCTGTGGAGAACACTGAGAGGAGAACTGCTAAAGGGAAGAAGAATGTAGCCACTTTTAAGCAGTGTGCTAGGTATCTTACTCCTCTCTTCAACTTATGCAGGAAGAAGGTATAAAGCATAATCCTTTTTTTGCTTTTGCTTGCTGTTTTGGTGTAACTCGTAGACTTGTTGTGTGAATATGAACTTATATAAGGTAGCAACTTGTTATGTAGATTATCTATGTTTTAAGCATTTGGACATTGACTATTTCAGTTCTATGGTAGCGTAGTGAACTATGTTGTTTAAACTTAGTTTGGGTTCAAACACAGATGCACAACGACTGGGTTTCTTTAGCTTGAGTACTTTTGGTTTCAGATATGGTGACAAGAAAAGAGTTTTGGATAATTCTAATGCTACTTAAACATTTAAGATGTAGAATGGCTAGTTGCAATCTGTTTCTTTAGTAACCTTGAGCTTAGCATTGAGGCTTTTGTGTTATCTACCATTTAGTAACTCCAGAAGATTTTGGTGCAAAGCAAGTTTCTCACTTTCTGTCTTATATTAAGGATAATATAAACGCTTTACATTGAAGTTTTATGAGCTCTCCGGGACTTATATGTTTACAAATTGCAGGGTTTGCCATCTGATATTCGACAAGCTTTGATGGTGATGGTTAACCATTGCATAAAGCGAGACTACCTCGCTGCAATGGATCACTACATCAAACTAGCCATAGGAAACGCACCGTGGCCTATCGGGGTGACTATGGTTGGTATCCACGAACGTTCCGCGCGAGAGAAGATTCACACCAACAGTGTTGCTCACATCATGAACGACGAGACCACTCGCAAGTATCTTCAGTCGGTTAAAAGACTGATGACGTTCTGCCAAAGACGTTATCCAACTATGCCTTCTAAAGCCGTTGAGTTCAATAGCTTAGCCAACGGAAGTGATTTACAGTCTCTGCTCGCTGAAGAGAGGTACTTTGGTGGTGATCGTGGACAAGTCTCGGAAGAGAGACTACGCCTCATGGCTCCCCAGAACGACAATTAATGTTTACATCTTTACTGTGTTGTAATGTCTTAACCTTTTCTAAGATTGTAATGAAAGATTAACTAATGTATCTTATAAAGTATCTTCTTTAGTAGTTGACAATgatgaaagtcacaaaaaaacataatgatAAGCTTCAAAACAAGATTCAGCCTAAAGCAAGTTCAGCAGATTGCAACTACTAGTTGATGGTTTTCTTATCGTTTCTTGATCTTTTCCtgaactctctcttctcttcagagtattgcttcttcatcaaaagGCTGGACATTGCTGTTCTCACAGCTTCTGATGCAGCAATCATTACACTCTCTTCTATTGAAGCTTTACCTTGCAGTTTCTCCAACAGTTTTGCCCCTCCGGGAATTTGCTCATCTTCAAGGATTGAAGATTTTTCAGACTCAATACAGGAGATGACACGAACTCTTGAATAACCAGGCTGGTTAGACCCACTTGAGGCTCCTGATACCATCCATAGTGTAGATGTGCTTACAGAAATACTTGTGGGGATGAAACTTTCTCCAGGGATTTGTATCACCTGAAAGATAAATCACCCGGTTAAATTATGGTTATGATGATGTTACATGAACTGCTTATAAGTGTCATACCTTTGTGATGGAGAGAGTATGAGCTGACAAGTCACAGCTAAGCAATAATATTCCTTGAAAACTGCATTCAGCATTGgtaaaaataatcaaacattTGATATCttaaagaaacataaaaagCGGTCAAACAAAACTAGACTTGCCTTTGAATAGCCACTGCTGCAAGAGAAGAATCAGGGATAGCGCATAGATCAGTAACTGTGACTTGCGTTTGCTCGGTTTCATTAGATTCCAAATGTCCAGCCTTCAATAAGCAAACAGcaataaaagaagaacaaaTGAATTACTTCTCCAACTGAAATAACATAACCAAATGGTCCCATGTGACAAACTGACAAAACAAATTAAGTGTGAAACTTTTACCACTGTGCTAACTTCACATGTGTCCAGAAGAGATCCAGATGTTATATCCCACAATCGCACCTAAAAAATCGGTATTAAGGAATGTAAAGCATCAGTCACTGGTCTTAAAATACATGAACAAAGATGTAAAGATGACTTACAGTTGAATCTCCACTTCCAGACATTAGGTAGCTTTGAGTAAGCTCTGGACTGGAGACAAAAGCTATGCAGGTGACGAACCTAACCAGGGTTTTAAAACAAAACGTTAAACCAACTGTTAAGTAATAAATCCTCGAGATGAGATGACATGTTTGCCTTAAACTCTCACTCACTCTGTATGTCCAAGACAAAAGCTCTGTATTTCATGAGCCCCTTGTAGAGGCTCCTCAGGAAAAACAGTCACCTGTGATGGTAAACATACTCACTACTATAAGACCAATCCAAACAAAACGGCACAACATTTGATTACACTAGCTTACCCTTATCTTAAAGTCCCGATCAGCACTAAGTATATATCGACCATCAGGGGAAAACTCCTATAAACAAGAACAGATCAGGTTGAGAGACAAACACAGCTTCTGTAAAAGAATAAAACTAGATCTTACTTACCAAGCTAGTAATAATACTACAATAATGCGAAAGCAGCGACACACCCTTGATCCCACCCAGCTCGACCACCCATACAACACCAAACTTATCCGCATAGCATACATACGAATCATCGTGGCTTATAGCAACCGCAGTAACTCTTTTCTCAGAACATCTGCCATTGTTATTATTACACAAGATTACGAAAACATTCTTAGGAATCAAtactctagaaaaaaaaaaatgattactaATGTAACTTACATGGTGTTGAGACAGCGCCAAGACTCAGCAGACCAAATCTTAACGAGCTTGTCATCGCCCGTAGACACAAAAAGCTTTCCACTTGCGCTATAGCGAATAGCTCTAACGGAATCTTTATGGAAGGATTCGTTAGATTCGTCCACTAAAGTAACTGGACTATTGTCTCTGTGGATAATAACATTCAATTGGTAAAACTAAATGTTTTGAATTTGAGATAGGATTGATTTTGAAAGGAAGGCAATGA
The nucleotide sequence above comes from Brassica napus cultivar Da-Ae chromosome A9, Da-Ae, whole genome shotgun sequence. Encoded proteins:
- the LOC106402801 gene encoding TVP38/TMEM64 family membrane protein slr0305, translated to MAASSFTPSTFRIAISLLLLVAIGTAFIFLPVEQKLKDFLLWIKEDLGPFGPIALALAYIPLTIVAVPASVLTLGGGYLFGLPVGFVADSLGATLGATAAFLLGRTIGKSYVTSKIKHYPKFQAVSVAIQRSGFKIVLLLRVVPILPFNMLNYLLSVTPVRLGEYMLATWLGMMPITFALVYVGTTLKDLSDITHGWHEVSVFRWVLMMVGIALAVILIICVTRVAKSSLEKALAENATDTLDGKKNDDTSMLPIAEPPPPTDHLHEPLDIRIDP
- the LOC106405517 gene encoding probable aspartic proteinase GIP2, yielding MAPSPTIFSVLFLFFFIFSLSSAQQSFRPKALLLPVTKDKSTNQYTTVINQRTPLVAASVVFDLGGRNLWVDCDKDYVSTTYRSPRCNSAVCSRTGSTGCGTCFSPPRPGCSNNTCSLIPDNTVTGTATSGEVATDVVSIQSTNGVNPGRVVKIPNLIFGCGATFLLKGLATGTVGMAGMGRHNSGLPLQFASAFSFNRKFAVCLTSGRGVAFFGNGPYVFLPGIQISNLQTTPLLINPVSTASAYSQGEKSTEYFIGVTDIKIADKSVTFNKTLLKIDGTTGFGGTKISTVDPYTVMETTIFNKFRMAFVKAAAAMNITRVPSVKPFGACFSTKNVFGTRVGYSVPAIQLVLHSNDVVWRINGANSMVSVSRDVICLGFVDGGVNARTSVVIGGLQLEDNLIEFDLASNRLSFSSTLLGLRTNCANFNFTSTA
- the LOC106405767 gene encoding pre-mRNA-splicing factor 18 — its product is MDLLRQEILKKRQSLSEEAGGKKFYKRSDIEQKKLQKLREEERREHELKAQRRSAAAVSISGGKQSGDSSAPGSSTASETAAIADSKSLTDEKNIETLDLPRHEVIRRLRILKQPMTLFGEDDQARLDRLKYVLKEGLFDVDSDVTDGQTNDFLRDISELKKRQKSGIMMGDRKRKKSSRDEEGDRGEARDDDEISGESSDVDADKDLKRLKSNFEELCDEDKILVFYKKLLIEWKQELDAVENTERRTAKGKKNVATFKQCARYLTPLFNLCRKKGLPSDIRQALMVMVNHCIKRDYLAAMDHYIKLAIGNAPWPIGVTMVGIHERSAREKIHTNSVAHIMNDETTRKYLQSVKRLMTFCQRRYPTMPSKAVEFNSLANGSDLQSLLAEERYFGGDRGQVSEERLRLMAPQNDN
- the LOC106369279 gene encoding tRNA (guanine-N(7)-)-methyltransferase non-catalytic subunit wdr4-like, which encodes MEEPQIEEQNKLIDVAPALISVHPSQKSIAVTVGSDLRVFNLIDNSPVTLVDESNESFHKDSVRAIRYSASGKLFVSTGDDKLVKIWSAESWRCLNTICSEKRVTAVAISHDDSYVCYADKFGVVWVVELGGIKGVSLLSHYCSIITSLEFSPDGRYILSADRDFKIRVTVFPEEPLQGAHEIQSFCLGHTEFVTCIAFVSSPELTQSYLMSGSGDSTVRLWDITSGSLLDTCEVSTVAGHLESNETEQTQVTVTDLCAIPDSSLAAVAIQSFQGILLLSCDLSAHTLSITKVIQIPGESFIPTSISVSTSTLWMVSGASSGSNQPGYSRVRVISCIESEKSSILEDEQIPGGAKLLEKLQGKASIEESVMIAASEAVRTAMSSLLMKKQYSEEKREFRKRSRNDKKTIN